The Caulobacter sp. FWC2 region GCTTGAGAGAACTGTGCTGAAGGAACTCGGCAAATTGCACGCGTAACTTCGGGATAAGCGTGACTCTCTTTTGGGCAACCAGATGAGAGTGGCACAAGCCAGGGGGTAGCGACTGTTTATCAAAAACACAGGGCTCTGCGAAGCCGCAAGGCGACGTATAGGGTCTGACGCCTGCCCGGTGCCTGAAGGTTAAAAGGAGGGGTGCAAGCTCTGAATTGAAGCCCAGGTAAACGGCGGCCGTAACTATAACGGTCCTAAGGTAGCGAAATTCCTTGTCGGGTAAGTTCCGACCTGCACGAATGGCGTAACGACTTCCCCACTGTCTCCAGCACAGGCTCAGCGAAATTGAATTCCCCGTGAAGATGCGGGGTTCCCGCGGTCAGACGGAAAGACCCTATGAACCTTTACTGCAGCTTCGCCTTGGCGTTAGCAACAACATGTGTAGGATAGGTGGGAGGCTATGAAACCGGGGCGCCAGTCTCGGTGGAGCCATCCTTGAAATACCACCCTTATTGTTGCTGACGTCTAACCGCGGCCCGTTATCCGGGTCCGGGACATGGCGTGGCGGGCAGTTTGACTGGGGCGGTCGCCTCCCAAAGTGTAACGGAGGCGCGCGATGGTGGGCTCAGACCGGTCGGAAATCGGTCGTCGAGTGCAATGGCATAAGCCCGCCTGACTGCGAGACTGACAAGTCGAGCAGAGACGAAAGTCGGCCATAGTGATCCGGTGGTCCTGCGTGGAAGGGCCATCGCTCAACGAATAAAAGGTACTCTAGGGATAACAGGCTGATTTTGCCCAAGAGTCCATATCGACGGCAAAGTTTGGCACCTCGATGTCGGCTCATCACATCCTGGGGCTGGAGCAGGTCCCAAGGGTTCGGCTGTTCGCCGATTAAAGTGGTACGTGAGCTGGGTTCAGAACGTCGTGAGACAGTTTGGTCCCTATCTGCCGTGGGTGTACGAGACTTGAGAGGATCTGTCCCTAGTACGAGAGGACCGGGATGGACACACCTCTGGTGGACCTGTCATGGCGCCAGCTGTGCAGCAGGGTAGCTAAGTGTGGAATAGATAACCGCTGAAAGCATCTAAGCGGGAAACTAACCTCAAAACAAGGTCTCGCTGAGAGCCGTGGAAGACCACCACGTTGATAGGCCGGGTGTGGAAGTGCGGCGACGCATGGAGCTTACCGGTACTAATAGCTCGATAGGCTTGATCGTTCTTCAGTCAAACCCATGCAATCGCATGGCTCTACTTCAGACACTGATGTCTTCTTCACAATCCTCACCCCAATGGGCTTAAACCCAACGGGATGAGCGATATCCTTTTCGCTGACCTGGTGGCTTTGCCGGGGGTTCCCCACCCGATCCCATTCCGAACTCGGTCGTTAAGTCCCCCTGGGCCAATGGTACTTCGTCTCAAGGCGCGGGAGAGTAGGTCGCCGCCAGGTCCGCCAAAAGGATATCGTCTTCAAGTCCACAAACCCTGCATCACAATCTCACAACACCCTGACGCGGGGTGGAGCAGCCCGGTAGCTCGTCAGGCTCATAACCTGAAGGTCACAGGTTCAAATCCTGTCCCCGCACCCAAGGCCTAGACCGCTATACCACCCACCCTGTCCGCGCGCGGATAGGGCTTTTTTGTATCTAAACGTGCAATCATAAGTGGCATAAACGCAACGCTCGCTGCCTGAAGCGCGAATTTTTGTGGACTTCGCCGCCTTACAGCCGATTTTCTCCGTTCAAAGCCCATAGCGCATGACGCGGTTTTGCGTCATGACTTCCGTCGGAAGGACGCGGGCCGACTATCAGCCCGTCGATTGAGGTGTTTGAGGATAATATGGCGAACGGTGTCGTTAAGTGGTTCAACCCGGCCAAGGGCTTTGGTTTCATTCAGCCCGAGGACGGCGGCCAGGACGTGTTCGTCCACATCGCCGCGGTTGAACGTTCGGGCCTGGCTGGTCTGAATGAAGGTGACCAGGTCAACTACGAGCTGGAAGAAGATCGTCGCTCGGGCAAGACCTCGGCCGGCAACCTGCGCGTCACGGGCCAAGGCGCCGTGCCGGCCGGTGGCGGCGCGCGTGGTGGCCCCGGTGGCGCTCGTCCGCCGCGCAGCTTCGACGCCCCGCGTGGCGGCGGCTACGGTGGTGGCGGCGGCGGTGGCGGCGGTGAAGCCGGCACGGGCGTCGTGAAGTGGTTCAACACCACCAAGGGCTTTGGCTTCATCCAGCCGGACAACGGCGGTGGCGACATCTTCGTGCACATCTCGGCCGTGGAACGCGCCGGCCTGCGCGGCCTGAACGAAGGTCAGCAAGTCGGTTACGAGCTTGAACAGGACCGCCGCTCGGGCAAGACCTCGGCCGGCAACCTGCGCATCCTCTAAGACGCGCTAGCGAAAAGGCCGCCCGGACGGACGGCCTTTCGGACACTTTTGAGGGGCCCCGCCGACGGTAAACGTCGGACGGGGCCTTTCGGCGTTTTGGGTAAGCTTCAGTAGCGGCTTCCCTGGCGCCCTCCGGTCCTGAAAAAGGCCGCCCATCTGGGCGGCCTTTCAGCATTCCGGATCTGGCTTCGGCGGCCGTCAGGTTGCCTGACCCGCCCGTTCCGAAGCCGCCTGATTCACGCTGAGCGCCGTCAGGTTGACGATGCCGCGCGCGGTGACACTGGGCACCAGTACGTGCAACGGCCTGCTCATGCCCAGCAGGATCGGCCCGACCAGCAGGGATTCCGTGGCGGCGCTCAGCAGGGTCAGGGCGATATTGGCCGCGTCGAGCGTCGGCATCACCAGCAGGTTGGCCGAGCCCTTCAGCGGGCTGTCGGCGACCATGCGATCCCGCAGATGCTGGCTGAGGGCGGCGTCGGCGTGCATCTCGCCGTCGACCTCGAGATCCGGCGCCTGCTCGCGCAGGATCGCCAGGGCCTCGCGCATCTTTCGAGCGGTCGGCGAGTTGCTGGCGCCGAACGAGGAGTGCGAAAGCAGGGCGGCCTTGGGCGTCAGGCCGAACCGCCGCACGGCCTCGGCGGCCAGCTGGGTGCATTCGGCCACCTGTTCGGCGGTCGGATCCACGTTCACGTGGGTGTCGCAGAAGAACAGCGTGCCGTTGTCGAGGATCAGGGTCGACAGTGCGTAGACGCGGCTGACGTTCTCGCGGCGCGGAATGATCGGCAGGGCGTAGGTCATGTGCTGCCACCAGTCGCCGCTGCCGCCGACCAAGGCGGCCTCGACATAGCCCGACGACAGCAGCATCGAGGCGGCCACGGTGCGGCGGCCCTCGACGCGGCGCTCGGCGGCCGTTGGCGGGACGCCGCGGCGACCCACCAGTTTCTGGTAGTCGGCGACCAGCGGACCGAACAGCTCCTTGTCGGTATAGGGATCGACGATCTCGACCTTGCCGCCCAGGTCCAGGCGCAGGCCCATCTCGGCGACCTTGGCCTTGATCACTTCGCGGCGGCCGACCAGCACGGGGTGAGCCAGGCCTTCATCGACCACGGTCTGGACGGCGCGCAGCACGCGCTCGTCCTCGCCCTCGGCATAGGCGACCTTGACCGGGGCCTTGCGGGCCCGCTCGAACACCGGCCGCATCAGCTGGCCCGAGCGGTAGACGAACAGCTCCAGCTCGGCCTGGTAGGCGTCGAAGTCGGTGATCGGCCGGGTGGCCACGCCGCTATCCATGGCCGCCTTGGCGACGGCCGGCGCGATCTGCAGGATCAGGCGCGGGTCGAATGGCTTGGGGATGATGTATTGCGCGCCGAACACCGGGGCGACGCCGCCATAGGCCGTGGCCACGACTTCGGAGGCCTCGGCGCGGGCCAGTTCGGCGATCGCCTCGACGGCCGCGACCTTCATCGCCTCGTTGATCTCGCTGGCGCCGACATCCAGCGCGCCGCGGAAGATGAAGGGGAAGCAGAGGACGTTGTTGACCTGGTTGGCGTAGTCGCTGCGGCCCGTGGCCATGATGGCGTCGGGGCGGGCGGCATAGACCAGTTCGGGCAGGATCTCCGGCTCCGGGTTGGCCATGGCCAGGATCAGCGGGTTCGGCGCCAGCAGCGGCAGCCACTCGGCCTTGAACACGCGCGGAGCCGAGAGGCCCAGGAAGATGTCGGCGCCGGCGATCACCTCGGACAGGGTGCGAGCGTCGGTCTGGCGCGCATAGCGGGCCATGTTGTCGAGCATGTCGTCGTCGCGACCGGCGTAAACGACGCCCTTGATGTCGGTCAGGGTGACGTTCTCGACGGGCAGGCCCATCGAGACCAGCAGGTCGACGCAGGCCAGGGCGGCCGCGCCGGCCCCCGAGGTGACGAGCTTGACGTCCTTCAGCATCTTGCCCTGCACGAGCAGCGCGTTGCGGACGGCGGCGGCGCAGACGATGGCGGTGCCGTGCTGGTCGTCGTGGAAGACCGGAATGTTCATCCGCTCGCGCAGGGTGCGCTCGATGATGAAGCACTCAGGGGCCTTGATGTCCTCGAGATTGATGCCGCCGAAGGTGGGCTCCAGCGCCGCCACCACCTCGATGAAGCGGTCGGGGTCGTCGGCGTCGACCTCGATATCGAACACGTCGATGCCGGCGAACTTCTTGAACAGGACGGCCTTGCCCTCCATCACCGGCTTGCTGGCCAGCGGACCGATATTGCCCAGGCCCAGCACGGCGGTGCCGTTGGAGATCACGGCCACCAGATTGCCGCGCGCGGTGTAGTCGCGGGCCTTGTCGGGATCGGCGGCGATGGCTTCGCAGGGCGCGGCGACGCCGGGGGAATAGGCCAGGCCCAGGTCGCGCTGGGTGGCCATGCGCTTGGTGGCCTCGATGGCCAGTTTCCCGGGCCGCGGCAGACGGTGGTAGTCCAGGGCGGCTTTACGGAAATCCTCGTCCATAGATCGTTCCTCTGGGCGGCCTGCGCGGCGCGTTGGCAAGCGTGACGGCCGAAGGGGATATCGGTTTCGGCGGCCGTCACGCGTCTTGGTTTTTGATCGGCGCCTGGCTTTCGGACAGGCCCCAGCGGCTTCATCTCACTGCGAAGCGTCGGAACCTTTGCTAACGGTGTTGGCCCGGCAATTCCAACCCTTCGCCGCCTCACACGCGATTTTTGTTGGTAGCGGTACCAATTGGCACGGTCATTCCAGCGCAATTCCGGCTCTCATAAGTAATAAATCTATTATATATTGCCTGTGCTTCGGGCGCCGTCCGCCCCGTTCCTCGGCGCTCCTCCTTCCTGGGCGGCCTAGAGGGGCATGGTGCTGGACAGGGCGCCCCGAGCAACCGAGCATCGACTCGGCAATGAGATCCGAGGGCGGAGCATGAGCGGACTGACGACACACATCCTCGACCAGGCGGCCGGGAAGCAGGCGGCTGGTGTGACGGTCCGGGTGTCACGGCGTGAAGGCTCTGACCTTTCGCTGCTGGCGGAATTCCGCACCGATACCGACGGCCGTGCGCGGCTTGTCGCCGGCGAGGACTTGGAGGTCGGCGCCTACCGCCTGGAATTCGCGATCGGAGACCATTTCGCGGCCTCCGGCCTGCCGGTCACCGACCCGCCGTTCCTGGATGTGGTGGTTATCGATTTCGCCGTCTCGAACGTCGAGCAGCACTGGCACGTGCCGCTGCTGGTGTCGCCGTACGGCTATTCCACCTACCGGGGCAGCTGATGGGCGAGACGATCCGCTTTCTGCTGGACGGCGAGGCGCACGAGGTTCGCGGAGCTAACCCGACGACGACCTTGCTGGAGCACCTGCGCGGGCCGATGCGCCGGACCGGGACCAAGGAGGGCTGCGCAGAGGGCGACTGCGGCTCCTGCACGGTGCTGGTCGGCGAGGCGGACGGCGACGCCGTCTCCTGGCGGGCGGTGAACAGCTGCATCCAGTTCCTGCCCATGCTGCACGGCAAGGCGCTGCTGACGGTCGAGAGCCTGGCTAAAGGTGGCGCGCTGCATCCGGTGCAGCAGGCCATGGTCGACAAGCACGGCTCGCAATGCGGCTTCTGCACCCCGGGCATCGTCATGTCGCTGTACGGCCGAGCGATCGCGGCCAAGGGAGCGTCCGCGCCGGTCGGTGAGGTCTTGGCCGGGAACCTCTGCCGCTGCACAGGCTATGGCCCGATCATCGAGGTGGCCAAGGGCGTGGCGACCGAGGCGGCGCCGGCGGTCGATCTGTCGGCCGTGCGCGATGAGACGTTGCTGAGCCTCACCTACGGGGACGAGATTCACGGCGTCACCCGGACGTGGCTGTCGCCGCGCACCGTCGATGAGCTGGCCAAGGCCTATCTGGACCATCCGGACGCGACGATCGTGGCCGGCGCCACCGATGTCGGCCTGTGGGTCACCAAGCAGCGGCGTCCGCTGCCGACCCTGATCAGCGTGTCCGAGGTCGCTGAACTGAAGGTGCTGGAGGAGACCGCCGAAGGCCTGCGGATCGGCGCGGGCGTTCGCTATGTGGACGCCATCGAGGCGGTGGCCAGGCTGTATCCGGATCTCGGCGCCATGATGCGGCGGCTGGGCTCTACTCAGGTGCGCAACAGCGGCACGATCGGCGGCAACATCGCCAACGGCTCGCCGATCGGCGACATGCCGCCGGCGCTGATCGCGGCGGGGGCGACGCTCGTTCTGCGGCGGGGCGAGGCGCGGCGCGAACTGGCGCTGGAGGATTTCTTCCTCGACTACGGCAAGCAGGACCGCCGGCCGGGCGAGTTCGTCGAGGCGGTGATCGCGCCGAAGTTGGCGGCGGACCGGATCTTCAAGGTCTTCAAGCTGACCAAGCGTTTCGACCAGGACATCTCGGCGGTGTGCGGGGCGTTCTCGATGGCGATCGCGGGCGGCCTCGTCACCGATGCCCGCATCGCGTTCGGCGGCATGGCCGGCACGCCCAAGCGGGCCAAGGCCTGCGAGGCGGCGCTGGTGGATCAGCCTTGGACCGAGTCGACCGTCGAGGCCGCCATGGCTGCGCTCGAGACCGACTACGCGCCGATGAGCGACATGCGCGCCTCGGCCGCCTACCGGTCCCTGACCGCGCGGAACATGCTGCGCAAGGTGTTCCTGGAGAGCCAGGACGCCGGCGCTGAAACGCGCGTCATTCCAGAAAGTGTCGGGCCGGAGAGCGCCCATGGCTGACTCCGCCGCGACCGCACCTGTGCAGAGCAGCGCCTTCCAAGGCGTGTCCGCCCCGATGCCGCATGACAGCGCCGCGCGGCACGTCGCGGGCTCGGCGGTCTATATCGACGACATGCCCGAGCCTGCGGGCCTGCTGCACGTTGCCTTGGGTATGAGCACGAAGGCGCACGCCAGGATCACGAAGATGGACCTCTCGGCCGTCCGCGCCGCGTCCGGCGTGGTGCTGGTGCTGTCGGCCGATGACATTCCCGGCGAGAACGACGTGAGCCCGGTCCTCCACGACGACAAGCTGTTCGCTGAAGGCGAGGTCTATTGCGTCGGCCAGAGCCTGTTCGCCGTGGCGGCCACCTCGATCGCCGCCGCCCGCGCTGCCGCCGCCAAGGCCGTCGTCGAGTACGAAGACCTGCCGGTCGCCGTCGACATCGCCGCCGCGCGTGCGATGGACCTGACGATCGAGGCCAGCCAGCGCATGGCGCGGGGCGACGCCCAGGCCGCGCTGGCGACCGCGCCGCGCCGCGTCCAGGGTCGGTTCGCGATCGGCGGCCAGGACCACTTCTATCTCGAAGGCCAGGTCGCGCTGGCGACGCCGGGCGAAGATGGCGACGTCCACATCTGGTCCTCGACCCAGCACCCCAGCGAGGTCCAGCACCTGGTCGCTCGCGTGCTGGATCGCCCGCACACCGCCGTCACCGTCGAGGTGCGGCGCATGGGCGGGGGCTTCGGCGGCAAGGAGACGCAAGCCTCGCTGTTCGCCGCCGCCGCCGCCCTGGTCGCGGTGAAGACCGGCCGCGCCGCCAAGTGCCGTCCAGACCGCGACGAGGACATGGTCATGACCGGCAAGCGGCATGACTTCGAAGTCGCCTACGATGTCGGCTTCGACGACGACGGCCGGTTGGCGGGCCTGTCGCTGGAACTGGCCTCGCGTTGCGGGGCGACGACCGACCTGTCGATGGCGATCAACGACCGGGCGATGTTCCACGCCGACAACACCTACTTCCTGCCGGCGGTCGAAATCCTGTCGCACCGCTTCAAGACCCACACGGTCTCGAACACGGCCTTCCGGGGCTTTGGCGGACCGCAAGGCATGCTGGCCATCGAGCGGGTGATGGACGCGGTCGCCGCCGCCACCGGGCTCGACCCGCTGGAGGTGCGTCGCCGCAACCTCTATGGCGGCGAGGGTCGCAACCTGACGCCCTACCACCAGGTGGTCGAGGACAATGTCGCGCCGCAGCTGATCGACGAGCTGGCCGCCTCCTGCGCCTATGTCGCCCGTCGCCGCGAGATCGAGGCGTTCAATCGGACCAGCCCGGTGCTGAAGAAGGGCATTGCCCTGACGCCCGTGAAGTTCGGCATTTCGTTCACGACGACGCACCTGAACCAGGCCGGGGCGCTGATCCACCTCTATGCCGACGGCTCGATCATGCTGAACCACGGCGGGACCGAGATGGGACAGGGGCTGAACATCAAGATCGCCCAGATCGTCGCCAACGCCTTCCAGGTCGAGATCGGCCGCGTGAAGATCACCGCGACCGTGACCGACAAGGTGCCCAACACCTCGGCTACCGCCGCCTCGTCGGGGGCGGACCTGAACGGCATGGCGGCCCTCAACGCGGCCGAGACCATCAAGGCGCGGCTCGTGGAGTTCGCCGCCGCGAAGTGGGGCGTCGCGCCGCACGATATCGCCTTCACGCCGGACGGCGTTCGCGTCGGCGCGGAAACGTTCGAGTTCGGCTGGTTAGCCCGCCAGGCCTATCTGGCGCGGGTGTCGCTGTCGGCGACTGGCTTCTACGCCACGCCCAAGATCCACTACGACCGCGCCACGCATACGGGCCGGCCGTTCTACTACTTCGCCTATGGCGCGGCCTGCAGCGAGGTGCTGATCGACACCCTGACCGGCGAGATGAAGGTCACCCGCGCCGACATCCTGCACGACGTCGGCAAGTCCCTGAACCCGGCCATCGACCTGGGCCAGATCGAGGGCGGCTTCATCCAGGGCATGGGCTGGCTGACGACGGAGGAGCTGGTCTACGACGCGCAGGGGCGGCTGCGGACCCACGCGCCCTCGACCTACAAGATCCCGACCATCGGCGACCGCCCGGCGCATCTGGACGTCCGCCTGTGGAAGGCTGGCCGCAATGTCGAGGCGACAGTGCACCGCTCCAAGGCCGTGGGCGAGCCGCCGCTGATGCTGGCGATCTCGGTCTACAGCGCGATCAACCACGCTGTCGCCAGCGTCGGAGGCTACCGGGTGTTTCCCCAGCTGGACGCGCCCGCCACGCCCGAGGCGATCCTGATGGCCTGCGAGGATGTGCGGGTGAGGGCGGCGAATGCTTAGCGCCCCCTCCGTCTCGCTGCGTATCCGCAGCAATCCACCTCCCCCGCAGGCGGGGGAGGAGAGGAGCGTCTTCTCCTCCCCCGTGAAACGGAGGAGGTGGCGCGGTGCGAATACGCGCCGCGACGGAGGGGGCGCATGAGCCGGAACTGGGCGCGTGCGGCCTTGGCCAGGCTGGATGCGCACGACGAGGCGGCCCTGGTCACCGTGCTGGCCACCGAGGGCTCGGCCCCGCGCGAGGCCGGGACCAAGATGGTCGTCTGGCGGGGCGGGCAGTCCGGCACGATCGGCGGCGGCAATCTGGAATATCGCGTCGCCGACCAGGCCCGGCGGATGCTGGATGCCGGCCAGGCCCATTTCGCGATCCAGGACTATCCGCTGGGGCCGTTGCTGGCCCAGTGCTGCGGCGGCCGAGTGCGCCTGTTGCTGGAGCGCCTGAACGACAACAGCCGCGACTGGTTGACCGAAGCCGCCAGGCGGATGGACGCCGCTCAGCCGTTCGAGGTACGCACCCGCTTCGACCCCGGCCTGCTGACCAAGGTGGTCACGCCGATCCTGGCCACGGATGGCGCAGGACCCGCGGTCTCATTCGGCAAGGCCCCGGCCACCGCGCGCGGGGCGCGACCGGAGCTGGGCGAGGTGATGGTCGAGCGCGCCGACGCGCCGCGTCCGCCGCTGCTGCTGTTCGGCGCCGGCCATGTCGGCCAGGCGATCGCCAGGGCCTTCGAGCCGCTGCCGTTCCGCCTGGCCTGGTATGACACCCGTCCCGAGACCGCCGACATCCCCGGCGTCACGGTGCTGGCGCCCGCCGAGGTGGCCGCCAAGGCCATGGGCGCGAGCCCCGACGCCTACGGTCTGGTTCTCACCCACGACCACGCCCTCGACTATGCGCTGGTCTCGGCTGGCCTGGCCGGCGGCGGATTTTGTTTCTTCGGCGTCATCGGTTCGAAGACCAAGCGCGCCAGGTTCATGAGCCGGTTACGCGATGATGGTTTCTCGGAGGCGGTGCTGACCCGCCTGACCAGTCCCATCGGCCTGCCGCAGTTGAAGAGCAAGGCGCCGGAGGTGATCGCGGTCTCGGTGGCGGCCGACCTTCTGATGCGCCAGGAAGCGGCGCGCATTCGAAACGACGAGAACGCCAGTGCAAGCTTATAGGGCGTCGATCCTCCACCTCGTGGATGATCCGACCAAGAACGCGGAGGCCGTGGCCTTCCACGAGGACGGCCTGTTGCTGGTCGAGGACGGCCGCGTCGCCGGCTGCGGCGCCTATGCCGAGCTGTCGCCGTGGCTGGGCGACGCCGAACTGCACGATCTGACCGGGCATCTGATCACGCCGGGCTTCATCGACACCCACATCCACTTCCCCCAGGTCGACGTCATCGCCGCCCACGGCAAGCAGCTTCTGGACTGGCTGGAGCAGCACACCTTTCCGGCCGAGGCGGCCTTCGCCGATCCCAAGCACGCGACCGACACGGCGGCGTTCTTCATCGACGAGCTGCTGCGCAACGGCACCACCACGGCGCTGGTGTTCGGCTCGGTGCACAAGCTCTCGGTCGACGCCCTGTTCGACGAGGCCTATGAGCGCGACATGCGGTTGATCGCCGGCAAAGCGCTGATGGACCGCAACGCGCCGGACGGCCTGACCGACACGGTCGAGAGCAGCCGCGCCGACATGGAGCAGTTGATCGCCGACTGGCACGGCAAGGGCCGCCTCGGCTACGCCGTCACCCCGCGCTTCGCGATCAGCTGTAGCGACGAGCAATTGGCCATGGCCGGCGAGGTCCTGGCGGCGCATCCCGATGTCTGGATGCAGACCCACCTGTCGGAGAACATCCACGAGATCAAAGAGACGGCCCGCCTGTTCCCGGCGGCCAAGGACTATCTCGACGTCTATGACCGCTTCGGCCTGCTGCGCGAGCGTTCGGTCTTCGCCCACTGCGTCCATCTGAAGGGCGAGGCGTTCCGTCGGCTGGCGGCCAAGGGCGGGGCGGTGGCCTTCTGCCCGACCTCGAACCTGTTCCTGGGGTCTGGCCTGTTCCCGCTGGAGGAGGCCTGCTCGCACGGGGTGAAGGTCGGCATGGGCACCGACGTCGGCGCCGGCACGACCTTTTCGATCCTCCACACCCTGGGCGAGGCCTACAAGGTCGGCCAGCTGCGCGGTGACGCGCTGGATCCGTTCCACGCCCTATACCTGGCGACCCTGGGCGGGGCGCGGGCGCTGGATCTGGGCGACAAGATCGGCAATCTGGAGCCCGGCAAGGAGGCCGACTTCGTGGTGCTGGATCTGGCCGCGACGCCGCTGCTGGCGCGACGGCTGGCCGGGGCGAAGAGCCTGGAGAACAAGCTCTTCGCGCTGACCGTGCTGGGCGATGACCGGGTAGTGGCCCGGACCTATCTGGCGGGCGTGGAGCGGTACAGGCGCTAAGCGCCCATCGTCTCCGCGTAGAGCTTCAGAAGCCGCGCGCCATCGACCGCCACGGTCGCGGCCTGGATCGGCTGGTCGTCCCAGGCCGACGGCCCGAACAGCTCGCCTTCCGGCGCCTGGCAGGTCTGGCCCAGGGCCACGCCCTCGGTCACCACGCGCACCGAACCGCGGCGCACCTTGAACAGCGTCGGGTCGATCACGAAGGCCACCGCCGCGGCGTCGTGCACGCAGCAGCCGACGATGCCGTCGCGACCGCCGTAGAACGCCGCATAGGGCTTGGAGATCGCGTTGAGGAATTCGCCGGCATCGCTGCCCGTGGCGGCCAACGCCTCCATATAGTCCGGCGACATCACCACCTGGGTGGTCACGTCCAGGCTGACGGCGGTCAGGTTCCAGGGGGCGGTGAACACCTGGTCGGCGGCTTCCGGGTCATTCCAGATATTGGCCTCGGCCACCGGCGTGACATTGCCCGGCTTGCCGGCCACGCCGAACGCGCCGCCCATGATGACGACGGACTTCAGCAAGGTCGCGACCTCGGGATCGGCCTTCAGCGCCAGGGCCAGGTTGGTCAGCGGACCGACGGCGCACAACACCACCTCGCCCGGATACTGGCGGGCCAGGTCGATGATCGCCTGGTGGGCCGGCTTGGCTTCCGGCTGGGCGGGGACAAGGCCCGTCAGCTCGACATCGCCCAGGCCATTCTCGCCGTGCACGAAGGTCGGCGACGGATTGCGCGGCCGGGTCAGCGGCTTGTCGGTCCCCTTGTAGACCGGGGCCTTCAGACCGAAGCGGTCCTTCAGGTACAGCGCATTGCGCGTCGTGGTCTCGATGTCGGAATTGCCGAAGATGGTCGTCACCGCGATCAGGTCGAGGGCGGGGCTCGCCTCGATGAACAGCAGCGCCATGGCGTCGTCGATGCCGGGATCGGTGTCGAAAATGATCTTGGTCGGGGTCGTCATTCGCGGGCTCTAGCGCTTTTC contains the following coding sequences:
- the guaD gene encoding guanine deaminase; protein product: MQAYRASILHLVDDPTKNAEAVAFHEDGLLLVEDGRVAGCGAYAELSPWLGDAELHDLTGHLITPGFIDTHIHFPQVDVIAAHGKQLLDWLEQHTFPAEAAFADPKHATDTAAFFIDELLRNGTTTALVFGSVHKLSVDALFDEAYERDMRLIAGKALMDRNAPDGLTDTVESSRADMEQLIADWHGKGRLGYAVTPRFAISCSDEQLAMAGEVLAAHPDVWMQTHLSENIHEIKETARLFPAAKDYLDVYDRFGLLRERSVFAHCVHLKGEAFRRLAAKGGAVAFCPTSNLFLGSGLFPLEEACSHGVKVGMGTDVGAGTTFSILHTLGEAYKVGQLRGDALDPFHALYLATLGGARALDLGDKIGNLEPGKEADFVVLDLAATPLLARRLAGAKSLENKLFALTVLGDDRVVARTYLAGVERYRR
- a CDS encoding nucleoside hydrolase, whose protein sequence is MTTPTKIIFDTDPGIDDAMALLFIEASPALDLIAVTTIFGNSDIETTTRNALYLKDRFGLKAPVYKGTDKPLTRPRNPSPTFVHGENGLGDVELTGLVPAQPEAKPAHQAIIDLARQYPGEVVLCAVGPLTNLALALKADPEVATLLKSVVIMGGAFGVAGKPGNVTPVAEANIWNDPEAADQVFTAPWNLTAVSLDVTTQVVMSPDYMEALAATGSDAGEFLNAISKPYAAFYGGRDGIVGCCVHDAAAVAFVIDPTLFKVRRGSVRVVTEGVALGQTCQAPEGELFGPSAWDDQPIQAATVAVDGARLLKLYAETMGA